The nucleotide window AAGGTTGAATAACGTATCGCGCTAACGCTAGGCTTCTACCGCATCGCGCCAGGAGCATAAAGTCACAAGCCATCTTTTTCTGCAACCATCAAGGTTAAAACTGGTCCTTGTCACAATGGACGGACCTTTGTACGGTGTGCCCATGAAAAAATCAGCCTCCCTCATCGTTGCTCTCTTCCTGGCCCAGGCCTGTGCCACGACGGCCCCAGCCCCAGCTCCTCAAGCTGAAGCCGCTCCTACTGCTAAAAAGGCTCCAAAAGGGCCAAGCTATGCCCAGCTCGTCGAAGTTTCCAGAAAGCTCGCTGGCCTGGGCAAAGCCGACAAAGCACTCAAATACGCAACCGAGGCTACAGAGCTGGATCCTGCGCAAGGCGGCGCCTGGGCTGTTTTAGGGCTTTTAGCGGCTCAAAAAATGGATCTAGACGGTGCCAAGGCTCTTTACCAGAAGGCCATCGAGCTAGGTTGTGACGAGCCGGAGCCCTATGCTGAACTGGCCAGTATTTATGATATTTCCAAAGACTACGCCCAAGCCATCGCTACTTACCAGGCATGGTTGGCCAAAAAACCAAACGACCACGAAATGCGACATCAAATGGCCTTATCGCTGCTTATTCAGGGCAAGACTGCGGACGGCATCCGAGAATTCGAGGCATTGGTAAAAGCTCTACCCGGTAATAAGACATTTTTAATGGATCTTGGTTACGCACATCTACGCCAAGGGAAACTGGTCAAAGCCATTGCGCAGTTCGAAGCTGTGCAGCCCGAAGGCGCGGCTCCATCCTTGGATTATGAACTGGTGGTGGCTGTGGTGCAGAAAATGAGCGATCCCAAACGTGCCCTGGCATTTGTTG belongs to Deltaproteobacteria bacterium and includes:
- a CDS encoding tetratricopeptide repeat protein, producing the protein MKKSASLIVALFLAQACATTAPAPAPQAEAAPTAKKAPKGPSYAQLVEVSRKLAGLGKADKALKYATEATELDPAQGGAWAVLGLLAAQKMDLDGAKALYQKAIELGCDEPEPYAELASIYDISKDYAQAIATYQAWLAKKPNDHEMRHQMALSLLIQGKTADGIREFEALVKALPGNKTFLMDLGYAHLRQGKLVKAIAQFEAVQPEGAAPSLDYELVVAVVQKMSDPKRALAFVERFAVAGPAKDKLVAHLKTLQK